In Solanum lycopersicum chromosome 3, SLM_r2.1, the genomic stretch AATATATATGCTAATGCCAAACGTTGGAAAGATGTGGCTCGGATTAGATCTCTTATGAAACATTCTGGCATAAGGAAGAGACCTGGATGTAGTTGGGTTCAAGGAAAGAAGGAGACTGTTACATTTTTTGTCGGGGACAGATGTCATCCATTGTCTGAAAAGATATATGATCTCCTCGAAAACCTAATTCACCGTATCAAAGCAATGGGCTATGTTCCGGAGACAAGTTTTGCGCTTCATGATGTAGATGATGAGGAGAAAGGTGATCTTCTTATTGAACATAGTGAAAAGTTGGCCCTTGCTTATGGCATTCTCACGTCAGCTCCTGGAGTGCCTATCAGAATAACCAAGAACCTGCGAGTTTGTGGAGATTGTCATACTGCAATGACATACATATCCAAAATCATTGAGCATGAAATTATACTGAGGGACTCAAGTCGCTTTCATCATATCAAGAATGGATCTTGCTCTTGTAGAGGGTTTTGGTAGTAAGTTTTGTTATGGTGGAACATTTGCATGGTATACAAAAAGAAGGCCTCTTGAAAATGAAGTAAAAGTTCATAAACAAACCACTGGACAGTGAGATTTGCAACACTTCTGCTTTTCAGAAGAGTGACACAGTGAGTGCAAGAACATGGAAACAAGAGTACAGAGTGGggcattttctttttaatggtACTCCCTTTTCATCTAGGTAAGCTGattattgtgtttttttctttattctaaAAGTTCTTCTCCATTAATGCACAGGAAGAACCAAGAACTAGTCCTGCAGATTGGGTTTTAAACATATTATTCATAAGGATCATTCTGCAAGTGAGGCCCAGAATTGCAGCATAATATTCTATTTCCTTCCAGTTTACCACAATTGGATGTGCTGAAAGTTTGCAATGCAAAGAAGGTAATGTAAAGAAGCTTTAAGATAGTGCCTAATAAGGTGAGAAGTTATTCATATTTGTGCACTATTTTTCTCAATACTTCATCTGCCAACTTCACTGAATACAACTATACTTGGATATTCGCATCATTCTGTGATGTTATAATGTTGGGGCAGACATCAGAACGAGCTTTTCTTTGTGGGAATGCTTAATTAGAGCTTACGGTGATGAAATTACCAAACTGAAATGGTCAATTAGAATACTTTTGAGATCCTCGCTGGAAATGTATAAGAGAAAACAGATTTTTTCGTTTCTCAAAGTTATTGTCACATCAAATTAACCTTTAGTTAGGTGGTTTCTTAACACATCAAACACCATTATTGCAGACATCTACATGTATAAGGATGTATTCATGTGCATATATACACGGAACATATTAGTTTATTACACTTAACTCTTTCCTCAGACAGTATACTATTCTGATTTATTGTTTAAAGTGTACAATTGTATCTGTATGCTATATTATTAACAAGGCATTGTAAAAATCCATTGGTTGCTTGATGCTGCTCAGAGTGAATCTCTTCCATAGATGCCTTACCTTGGTTGTAATCCTTACTTTGTGCAAAAGAAATACCTTTTCCACTTTGGATACACATTTTTCTTGAAATGGTGCAAAGGGAGAGCCCTTTCGAACATGCTCTCACACACTAGTGCACTCGCACAGGAACACAAAAGTGAACAAAGATGATTGTTGGGTTGTTTAGCAAAGATGGAGCATGATCTGCTTAGCAGCTTCAAATGTTCATGTGCTGATTGATATGGACCAGTAACTATTGTGCAAGTCTGGTCTAtctttttgaattcaaaatgttttggATGGATATTAGTAGTATTGCAACCCTTACAGCATTATCTAACAATGAGGATGTATACAAGCTTTATGTCTCACATCGTTTCTCtgccattaattaattcttttctGTTAAGATTCATTTATTCCAATAGTTACTTATCCAAATTAAAAAGTACTCCTCCCAATAGTTTGTCAAGATCATCCATTATTTCCTCAAGGCTGGTGGTGGCAACATCTGAGAAAGGACTTATTCTAAACAAATAGGCTATATGCAAATAGAAAACCTCTCATCTTATGGAGAACTTCCCCTTTGATGGGTCTTATGCTTAGTGAATTAGTTATTAGTTAGGAGGTCCAAAGTAAGTGTTGACACCgaataagaaacaaaagaaatccCCGTGTAGGGTCACTGAAGCATATACTATTTATTATACATTCATTTTTAGTTACCAAGGCAAATTAACAAACTTTTACACAGTACCTACGGAACTTTTTATGCTTGAGAAAATTGCAGATGTAGGGAAGAATAGGAACTCTATTTGAagcaattgaagaaaaaaacagtataaaataaaaaaatgaatcgGTTTTCCCAATTGGAGATTCTGGTTACTCAATTGTCACTTTGTAGTTGTCGTTTCCAATTTTTGTTCGGCAACAATTAATGTAAAATACAATCAATCCATTTTTTTTCGTGTAATCAGAGTAAACAATGACGAAACCGTTTAAATGCCAGAAAcagtaatttattatataaaaataaagtgttTAAACTATAcatattgataataatttttttttcatgatatttccaatttaaaaaaaagaagaagaagagaattaagggaaaaaagaaGTAACGTGGAATATGATTAGTCAACCAGTCAGCATCGCATGTGAATAATTAAAAACTCTTCCTATTTATCCTAACAAAAACCAAACATTTGGTGCAACAACAAAAGTTTATTCTGATTTAGTTCCACTTATATATAACTCAGTCCACTGGCTAATCAGATATAACTTATGCATTATTAATACATAGTTGTTCTAATTCTGTAACatttatagtaaataaaaaatacttttaatttattgttcTCTCAAAagtctatttatatatatatatatatttgaaccTTGCTATTAACGTGTGTTTCCCTCGTATCAACCGATTCCTCTCAAGAACTTAAATGTTTAATGTTGTAGCTCTCTTAATTATCACTTGAAGTTGGGGTGGTTAACTTGAATTTATCAAAGGATGTCTTGCATTTCTGCTATGTTTCACTGAGATATGGATCCTTCACAAAGCCTTGTGTCCATTCATTATGCAATTAAGGTAAGTGTGTGTCACAcactttaataatttttcaatcattTGTAAAAGTTGTTGTCGTTCGTGATCAAAGAGGTTATCAATTCAAGCTGTAAAAATAATAGTGTGGAAATGCAGAGTTATATTATGTACGATTGACCCAATGAGATCCTTTTTCGGACCCGCACGTAGTGGCAGATTCACCCTGAATTTGACAGGCCGtacttaaaaaattacttatttttagatatatatttatcaaaataatttttcagaGAATTAAGCCGAATATGTTTGAccaataaatttgaaaattatctttttaagtATTTGATTAAATTGTGTTTGAcaaatcttttcaaaaaatatttttaaaatgtcaattaCGAAAAAGGAAAGTATTATTAAAAGGTTAGTTTtataattagtatttttatttgaatagataaaatattttaaatatattttatgaaagctgtaattacatatttatttttatttaattaaaatttaaaacataaaacaataaatatatactattaaggtttttaatcaatttaaatttagttaatGCAAAAAAGGGAAGAGGAGAGagtttgattatttatattttatagataTATGGGTTAAACTATTGAGtaacatttcataaatataattttttgtaaggGAATTTTGGTGAGTGACATCCCATGGGTAGGACCAagttttctaataaaaaatgttttagcataactatgttgctcagactcttcaaaaatgagATAGATGCGTGTTGGATCCTCCAAAATAGTACATTATTCAGCATCAGTAAGCAACATAGTTCAGCACTATGTTATAAGTCATATTCATGTTTTATTCCTATGTGTATGGTGAATTTGTAGAAAGAAACATGGAGGCACACGGTTGTTCTATCGTTTCAAAGCCTCGGAGTAGTGTATGGTCGGTTAAGCACTACTCCCTTGTATGCATTCGGTTCGATTGATCCTTGCCATATCAAATCAGGACAGCAGATATATGAACTCTTTTCCTTCGTTTTTTGGACTTTAACCATCATTCCCTTGTTGAAATATGCCTTTATAGTCTTCAAGGCTGATGATAACGGAGAAGGTATGAAGTTTCAATAAACTCTAGCTGTCATTGATATATACGTTCAAAATCGTACTAATAGTCAGTGATCAATCTGTTGTAGGTGGTACATTTGCTTTGTATTCCCTACTTTGTAGGCGTGCCAATGTAGGTCTGCTCCCGAGTGATACAAGTTTTACGGAGCTTATGCATCTAGAGGAAGGAACCCCTTCTAAAATGAAGGCGGAGTCAAGGGCAAGAAGAGCTATCGGAAGATATAAAAGCAGTCACTACTTGCTGTTACTTTTGGCTTTGCTTGGTTCCTGTTTGATAATCTGTGATGGAATATTTACTCCTGCTCTTTCGGGTTAGTCTTTACTTCTCACTACTTGGAAATTTTGCTGATCATTACCTCCTACTTTCACATGATTAGGATCAGATTTTGAGTGTTAATTTCTGTTTCAGTTTATTCAGCAACGTCAAATCTGAGACGTTCCTTGTCAAAATTTGCACCccgatgtaagaattgtattactattatttaacATACAAGATATTTTATACAACTTTGTAGCTGATTTTCTTCATACAACTTTTAATCAGTTACCTCTTCAGAAAATGCAAGACAATCTGTTGACAAGTATTTAAAGAGATGTAAGTTTCCTAACTTGTACCTTTCTGTTTTGGACAATGAAATAGcactaatatatttttgattatgtgaaatgaCACTTTCAGTTATACCAGTTCCAGTAGCTTGTGCCATCTTAGTTTGCCTTTTCATGCTGCAACGATATGGAACCAACAGAATCGGTGTCATCTTTGCTCCAATTGTTATCGTGTGGCTCGTTTTTACAAGTGGATTCGGCTTGTACAATATAATTCATCATCCTCAAATCCTCTGGGCGATATCCCCAACATACATGTTTAGGTTCATTAAGAAAATAGATATGACAAGTTTGAAACTTCTAAGCAACATTGTCTTATGTATAGCAGGTTAGTTTGTGTTAACTGGAAATTACGTATTTCACTTCCATTTTGATGTCGAAGTGCCTTGTATTCATCAGTTATCTCCTAGCACTTCCTAAATTTGCTGATACATCAAACACTTTTACATGCTTCAGGTTCAGAGGCAATGTTTGCAGATTTAGGTCATTTTTCAAAGAGATCTATTAAGGTAATTATGAAATTCGTTAGCCATTTAACATGGAGATTATGAGTTTTCACAGGATGCTTTTTTTGCAGGTCACTTTTATCTTTTTGGTATATCCAGCCCTTGTCTTGTGTTATGCTGGCCAAGCAGCATTTTTCTCCCAACACCTCGGCTCTTCAGATGATGTTGCTCATCTTAGTGAATCTGTCACACATAGTAAGTTCAATAGATTGACTTTTTACATGTCATGATAGTGGCTTGTTCCTTTGAATTTCTAATCATCAGTCATCAATTGCTCAGGACATCTTCAGCATATTTTCACAATTTTGTCCCTTTTTGCTTCCCTCGTGGGTAGCCAAGCTACGATAACTGCAAGTTTTTCCATCATAAACCAATGTCAAGCACTTGCTTGCTTTCCGAGAGTCAAAGTTATCCATACATCAGATAAAGTCCGTGGACAGGTTTATGTTCCTGATGCAAATTGGATACTCATGATCCTTAGCCTGTCAATCTTGATAGGTTTTCGAGACGTATCAGCTATTGCAAACGCTACAGGTATTGCTTTATACATCGATCACAACTTCACTTCTCTTGGTTTTATTAGCACTTAGAAATGTCTAAATTTGGTACTCTCCAAACAAATGTATGCACTTTTGTAGTAACATCTCATAAACTTATTGCTCCAGGTTTAGCTGTTATTTGTGGAATGCTAGTGACTACTTGTCTTATGTCACTAATTATAGCACTGCAATGGGAGAATGTTGCATTTCTCTCTGTTCTGTTTTTGTTATTCTTTGGTTCAATTGAAGCATTGTATCTATCGTCATGCTTCTTGAACTTTACCAAGGG encodes the following:
- the HAK10 gene encoding potassium transporter 25; this translates as MHLEEGTPSKMKAESRARRAIGRYKSSHYLLLLLALLGSCLIICDGIFTPALSVYSATSNLRRSLSKFAPRFTSSENARQSVDKYLKRFIPVPVACAILVCLFMLQRYGTNRIGVIFAPIVIVWLVFTSGFGLYNIIHHPQILWAISPTYMFRFIKKIDMTSLKLLSNIVLCIAGSEAMFADLGHFSKRSIKVTFIFLVYPALVLCYAGQAAFFSQHLGSSDDVAHLSESVTHRHLQHIFTILSLFASLVGSQATITASFSIINQCQALACFPRVKVIHTSDKVRGQVYVPDANWILMILSLSILIGFRDVSAIANATGLAVICGMLVTTCLMSLIIALQWENVAFLSVLFLLFFGSIEALYLSSCFLNFTKGAWCIVVLSLIFMTIMVSWHYGTIKKYEFDVENRVTVDWLTDLSPGLGVSRVPGIGFIHTNIVTGIPSFFSHFITNLPAFHQVLILLSFKSLPVAYIPKNERYLIGRIGHKEYKIYRCIVRYGYRDHVRDVNDFEDQIISSIGEFITREERHDELLIMQEGRMIILGTNGNALVPIVGGESCQQVTDIENQNPNHRKRKKVRFLLPESSPQMNSSVRKELEELVDARESGTAYFLGHSHLKIRKGSNLLKQFLVMAYDFLDRNCRETPIGLDIPHAALLEVGMVYTI